A genomic region of Mycobacterium sp. Aquia_213 contains the following coding sequences:
- a CDS encoding Fic family protein, giving the protein MKKPMPPPDGSAFKELDSNRLLHVMFDQVNASTDPYLPWDELRYRKPPGDLTHREWWFATRLGRANLMRALPLTAIDGTNFSYALPDEVLRLLDEVTQRASGQIAVPEQVTNAATKERYVISSLIEEAITSSQLEGASTSRKRAKEMLRHDRRPKTRSEQMIMNNYLAMQHVSENRHADFTPEAICELHEIVTYNTLDNPECAGKIQSNPDPDDRVKVFDADGNVLHIPPPVCELPDRLKRLCDFANGEDGQGVYVPPVVRALAIHFMMGYDHYFEDGNGRTARALFYWSMLKQGYWLSEYLTISRILKQAPTKYTKSFIFTEQDNGDLTYFLIYHLKVIKRALNDLDKYLARKSEELRSTRKLLSPKESTFNHRQIALLEFAIRHPDEYYTVKSHAKSHGVSEQAARNDLYELADRKLLERDKIGREFVWTSPVDLAERIKSAG; this is encoded by the coding sequence ATGAAGAAGCCGATGCCGCCGCCCGATGGCTCGGCGTTCAAAGAACTTGATTCGAACCGGCTGCTGCACGTCATGTTTGACCAGGTCAACGCCTCGACCGACCCGTATCTCCCGTGGGACGAACTGCGCTATCGCAAGCCGCCGGGTGACCTCACGCACAGGGAGTGGTGGTTTGCGACACGGCTCGGGCGCGCAAACCTCATGCGGGCCCTACCCCTAACCGCGATCGATGGGACCAACTTCTCGTACGCCCTGCCGGACGAGGTGCTTCGGTTGCTCGATGAGGTAACTCAGCGGGCCAGTGGACAAATCGCTGTTCCAGAACAAGTGACGAACGCCGCTACTAAGGAGCGTTATGTAATCAGTTCGCTGATCGAAGAAGCTATTACCAGTAGTCAACTGGAAGGCGCTTCAACGAGTCGAAAAAGAGCGAAGGAGATGCTTAGGCACGACAGGAGGCCAAAGACGCGTAGCGAACAGATGATTATGAATAATTATCTGGCAATGCAGCACGTTAGCGAGAATCGCCATGCTGACTTTACGCCAGAAGCGATTTGCGAACTCCACGAGATTGTCACTTACAATACACTCGATAATCCTGAGTGTGCTGGAAAAATCCAAAGCAATCCCGATCCCGACGATCGGGTCAAGGTTTTTGATGCCGATGGCAATGTGCTGCATATTCCGCCGCCAGTTTGCGAACTACCCGATCGACTGAAGAGATTGTGCGACTTTGCCAATGGCGAAGATGGTCAGGGCGTGTACGTCCCACCCGTCGTGAGAGCGCTCGCAATCCACTTTATGATGGGCTACGATCACTACTTCGAAGACGGCAACGGCCGTACGGCGCGGGCGCTCTTCTATTGGAGCATGCTTAAGCAGGGGTACTGGCTGTCGGAATACCTCACAATTTCTCGCATCCTTAAGCAGGCGCCGACCAAATACACCAAGTCCTTCATTTTTACCGAACAGGACAATGGGGATTTGACGTATTTCTTGATATATCACCTCAAGGTAATTAAGCGCGCTCTCAACGATCTCGATAAGTATCTCGCACGCAAGTCCGAGGAACTTCGCAGTACTCGCAAGTTACTCTCACCAAAAGAAAGCACGTTCAACCATCGGCAGATTGCACTGCTTGAATTTGCAATCAGGCATCCGGACGAGTATTACACGGTCAAGTCGCACGCCAAAAGCCATGGTGTGTCCGAGCAAGCGGCGCGGAACGACCTCTATGAACTCGCCGATCGAAAACTGTTGGAACGCGACAAGATTGGTCGCGAATTCGTATGGACGTCGCCCGTTGATCTAGCTGAAAGAATAAAGTCGGCGGGATAA
- a CDS encoding Stf0 family sulfotransferase: protein MRHATYVIASTPRSGSSLLAAGLVATGVAGRPEEYFTPDHIASYKEDLNLPTNCSWDEYLAKVMAFAATGNGVRGVKIHWRHVVSLAEALGLRGDPGVALETLFPAAVFVNIVRLDRRAQALSLFRAETTGEWFRSDGSSRSVRPWGLYLARPTPGEAAADLSGVAPTYEQIIEIERSLDAEQTAWSNYFTTRRREFLTVQYEELDANYPGEIARVLQFLGADPVHAAGLPKPPLERQSDHINDGWRRLIDRQHRHKSTPKGS from the coding sequence ATGAGACACGCAACTTATGTCATCGCCTCCACTCCTCGTTCGGGCAGTTCGCTGCTGGCCGCCGGCCTCGTTGCGACCGGAGTCGCCGGCCGGCCCGAGGAGTACTTCACGCCCGACCACATTGCGTCCTATAAAGAAGATTTGAACCTTCCGACGAATTGCTCATGGGACGAATACCTGGCGAAGGTTATGGCGTTCGCGGCGACGGGGAATGGTGTTCGGGGCGTGAAAATTCATTGGCGGCATGTCGTTTCGCTTGCGGAAGCGCTAGGGTTGCGTGGCGATCCGGGAGTTGCTCTCGAAACACTTTTCCCTGCAGCGGTTTTCGTCAATATCGTCCGTCTTGATCGGCGCGCGCAGGCCCTATCGCTGTTTCGTGCCGAGACGACCGGCGAGTGGTTTCGTTCTGACGGCTCGTCGAGAAGTGTGCGCCCGTGGGGGCTCTACCTGGCCCGGCCCACACCCGGCGAGGCCGCGGCCGATCTCTCCGGCGTCGCACCAACATACGAGCAAATTATCGAGATAGAACGGAGCCTCGACGCCGAACAGACAGCGTGGAGCAATTACTTCACCACTCGGCGTCGAGAGTTTCTGACGGTCCAGTATGAAGAGCTCGACGCGAATTACCCCGGTGAGATTGCGCGAGTCTTGCAGTTCCTCGGCGCTGATCCCGTGCACGCCGCCGGCTTGCCCAAGCCGCCGCTTGAGCGTCAGTCCGACCACATCAACGACGGGTGGCGGCGACTAATTGACCGGCAGCATCGCCATAAGTCGACGCCGAAAGGCTCGTGA
- a CDS encoding methyltransferase domain-containing protein: protein MSRIFEDLVAEADSVSVDGWDFSWLDGRATEERPSWGYQRLLSSRLAAVTAALDIHTGGGEVLSGAGPFPPTMAALETWPPNAALATKRLHPLGVVLVATRDEPPLPFADGAFDLVTTRHPISVWWNEILRVLRPGGTYFAQHIGPATMGELVEYFIGPQPEKWAELHPDTVRAQAQAAGLQIVDLRMERLRAEFFDIGAVIYFLRKVIWTVPNFTVERYRDRLRALHEQIEAEGPFVAHPTRVLVEVRKTE from the coding sequence ATGTCTCGAATATTCGAAGATCTGGTGGCCGAGGCCGATTCGGTATCCGTTGACGGCTGGGACTTCTCCTGGCTCGACGGCCGTGCGACCGAGGAAAGGCCGTCCTGGGGGTACCAGCGGTTGCTGAGCAGCCGCTTGGCGGCGGTGACGGCCGCGCTGGACATTCACACCGGAGGCGGGGAGGTGCTGTCCGGCGCGGGACCGTTTCCACCCACCATGGCGGCGCTCGAGACCTGGCCCCCGAACGCGGCCCTGGCAACCAAACGCTTACATCCGCTCGGCGTAGTGCTCGTGGCGACTCGGGATGAGCCGCCGTTGCCGTTCGCCGATGGAGCGTTCGACCTCGTGACCACCCGTCATCCGATCTCCGTGTGGTGGAACGAGATCCTTCGGGTGCTTCGGCCGGGCGGCACCTACTTCGCGCAGCACATTGGGCCCGCCACGATGGGCGAGCTGGTCGAGTACTTCATCGGGCCGCAGCCAGAGAAATGGGCCGAGTTACACCCGGACACCGTGCGCGCACAGGCACAGGCCGCGGGCCTGCAGATCGTGGACCTGCGAATGGAGCGGCTGCGGGCCGAATTCTTCGACATCGGCGCCGTTATCTACTTCCTGCGCAAGGTGATTTGGACGGTGCCAAACTTCACCGTCGAGCGCTATCGGGACCGGCTGCGGGCACTTCACGAACAGATCGAGGCCGAGGGGCCGTTCGTCGCGCACCCGACGCGGGTGCTCGTCGAGGTCCGCAAGACTGAGTGA
- a CDS encoding DUF7159 family protein: MDIVLGVAIAPASVQMVMLQGENADGATIDENEFPVTAADDSPTVSATDRVIAAIMCTREDAAGAGLELDSIGVACTDQLEAAVLRDALAAHKIENVMLVSAFLAAAALTQSVGGAMGYERTAVLFVEPDTATLAVVETSDGSVDDVHEEQLDTGSGQLVTAELVELVAGLDELPTPPGGLFVVGSGVDITAIRQRLEEATSLTVNVPEEPETALARGAALASAHALTSSTAALAYAQDPGTGAVDVSGLPEYLSITHAELGEDELAYSAVADDEADAQTVVLDASGDPEPRSRPGLLVGSAVAVAGFSAALALEIALSLGIRTTVGSLPAPIQGIIAPVQQIFAPAPEVAAIKMVAPTPLNPPRVAPPPAAPVPAAAPVVVPAAPVAPPPAVPIPVLVPPIAPAPVPPVQLPDVPASPPVIEAPPHSSPPIYVPPPKSPPHRPPPEQGPPPNSGGGGPASGPGRGNPGSGGPHGGGPGDGPRPGHGGPGGPTGGGPGSGGGPGSGGPGSGGGPGSGGPASGPGTGHGNPGGGQAPSGGGPTGGGTPSSGGPTSGGQAPSGGGPTVGGPTGGGETPSGSAPSAGGPTSGGPTSGGESPSGGAPSSGGSSESSGGSSTSGGSSSGSESSGGSSSSSGSSTSGSESSGGSSSSSSSGSESSSSGSSSSSGSSSSVGH, from the coding sequence ATGGACATCGTGCTTGGAGTTGCGATAGCGCCGGCCTCGGTTCAAATGGTGATGCTGCAGGGCGAAAACGCCGACGGCGCCACGATCGACGAGAACGAGTTCCCCGTCACCGCCGCCGACGACTCGCCCACCGTCAGCGCGACTGATCGCGTGATTGCCGCCATCATGTGTACCCGCGAGGATGCGGCCGGCGCGGGGCTCGAACTGGACTCGATCGGGGTGGCGTGCACCGACCAGCTCGAAGCGGCGGTCCTGCGCGACGCGCTGGCCGCCCACAAAATTGAGAACGTCATGTTGGTCTCGGCGTTTCTGGCCGCAGCCGCACTAACCCAATCTGTTGGCGGTGCAATGGGTTACGAGCGCACCGCAGTGCTCTTCGTCGAGCCGGACACCGCGACGCTCGCTGTTGTCGAGACCTCCGACGGTTCCGTCGACGATGTCCACGAAGAACAGTTGGATACCGGGTCCGGGCAGTTGGTCACCGCAGAGCTGGTGGAGTTGGTCGCCGGGCTTGACGAGCTGCCGACGCCGCCGGGCGGTTTGTTCGTGGTCGGGTCCGGTGTCGACATCACCGCGATCAGGCAGCGCTTGGAAGAGGCGACGTCGCTTACCGTCAACGTGCCGGAAGAACCGGAGACAGCACTGGCCCGAGGCGCGGCGCTGGCGTCCGCGCATGCGCTCACGTCGTCTACTGCCGCGCTGGCCTACGCACAAGACCCCGGCACAGGTGCGGTCGACGTGTCCGGCCTGCCTGAATATTTGAGCATCACCCACGCCGAGCTAGGCGAGGACGAGCTCGCCTACAGCGCCGTCGCCGACGACGAAGCCGATGCCCAAACAGTGGTCCTGGACGCTTCGGGTGACCCCGAGCCCCGTTCTCGGCCGGGCCTGCTGGTCGGGAGTGCGGTGGCGGTAGCCGGGTTCAGCGCGGCGCTGGCACTGGAGATCGCCCTGTCGCTTGGCATCCGCACGACTGTCGGTTCGTTGCCCGCCCCGATCCAGGGCATCATCGCCCCGGTCCAGCAGATATTCGCGCCCGCACCCGAAGTGGCCGCCATAAAGATGGTGGCGCCGACGCCATTGAATCCACCCCGAGTCGCGCCGCCGCCGGCAGCTCCGGTCCCCGCGGCAGCGCCAGTTGTGGTCCCGGCGGCCCCGGTTGCCCCACCGCCGGCGGTGCCGATTCCCGTGTTGGTCCCGCCGATCGCGCCGGCCCCGGTACCGCCGGTTCAGCTGCCCGACGTGCCGGCGAGTCCGCCCGTGATCGAGGCGCCGCCGCACTCGTCGCCGCCGATCTACGTCCCCCCACCGAAGTCGCCGCCACACCGACCTCCTCCAGAACAAGGGCCACCGCCCAACTCCGGCGGTGGCGGGCCGGCTAGCGGACCGGGTCGCGGCAATCCCGGCAGCGGTGGGCCGCACGGCGGCGGACCTGGTGACGGCCCCAGGCCCGGCCACGGCGGTCCCGGCGGCCCAACCGGTGGCGGGCCCGGCAGCGGTGGCGGACCCGGCAGCGGCGGACCCGGCAGCGGTGGCGGACCCGGCAGCGGCGGACCCGCTAGTGGTCCCGGCACCGGCCACGGCAATCCCGGTGGTGGTCAAGCCCCCAGCGGCGGCGGGCCAACCGGCGGCGGTACGCCTTCGAGTGGCGGGCCAACCAGTGGTGGTCAAGCCCCTAGCGGCGGCGGGCCTACTGTCGGCGGGCCGACCGGCGGTGGCGAAACGCCCAGCGGCAGTGCGCCTTCGGCCGGCGGGCCTACTAGCGGCGGGCCAACTAGCGGCGGCGAATCACCGAGCGGCGGCGCGCCTTCGAGCGGCGGCAGCAGCGAGAGCAGCGGCGGCAGCTCCACCAGTGGCGGCAGTTCCAGCGGCAGCGAGAGCAGCGGCGGCAGTAGCTCCAGCAGTGGCAGCAGCACCAGTGGCAGCGAAAGTAGCGGCGGCAGTTCCAGTAGCTCGAGCAGCGGCAGCGAGAGCAGCAGCTCCGGCAGTAGCAGCAGTTCTGGCAGCTCTAGCAGTGTCGGCCACTAG
- a CDS encoding mycofactocin-coupled SDR family oxidoreductase, translated as MGALDGRVAFITGGARGQGRAHALALAAEGADIVAADAPDAMANLTYPLGTEDDLRETAKLVEALGRRCLPLTVDVRDSAAVGAAIKQTVTDLGSLDIVVANAGIVSTGLLEDVSDVIWQQLIDTNLTGAFHTLRAAIPVMRQQRFGRIVVTSSMGGRMGIPELAAYNATKWGVIGLAKSAALEVAKDGVTINVVCPTTTQTPMVQPAGGDDIPDDLVRRMMRANPIPQPWLQPEDVSRGVLYLVTDPGVITGSVLEIGLGGSARIH; from the coding sequence ATGGGTGCTTTGGACGGACGCGTGGCCTTCATTACCGGCGGAGCTCGAGGACAGGGCCGCGCACACGCGTTGGCGTTAGCGGCCGAAGGAGCCGACATCGTCGCCGCCGATGCCCCCGATGCGATGGCGAACCTGACCTACCCCCTGGGCACCGAGGACGACTTACGGGAGACGGCGAAGCTGGTGGAAGCGCTGGGCCGGCGTTGTCTACCGCTCACCGTGGACGTGCGCGATTCGGCCGCGGTCGGCGCCGCGATCAAGCAGACGGTCACCGACCTGGGCAGCCTCGACATCGTGGTGGCCAACGCCGGAATCGTCAGCACCGGGCTACTGGAAGACGTCAGCGACGTGATCTGGCAGCAGCTGATCGACACGAATCTGACCGGGGCATTCCACACCCTGCGGGCGGCCATCCCGGTGATGCGACAGCAGCGATTCGGCAGGATCGTCGTGACCTCCTCGATGGGCGGTCGCATGGGCATCCCCGAGCTGGCCGCATACAACGCCACCAAGTGGGGTGTCATCGGCCTCGCGAAGTCCGCGGCCCTGGAGGTCGCCAAGGACGGCGTCACGATCAACGTCGTCTGCCCGACCACGACTCAAACACCGATGGTGCAGCCCGCCGGCGGCGACGACATCCCCGACGATCTGGTGCGCCGAATGATGAGAGCCAACCCGATACCCCAACCCTGGCTGCAACCCGAGGATGTCAGTCGCGGAGTGCTGTATCTGGTCACCGACCCCGGGGTCATCACCGGAAGCGTGCTCGAGATCGGCCTCGGCGGCAGCGCGCGCATCCACTGA
- a CDS encoding ferritin-like domain-containing protein has protein sequence MTTRDMYTDVPAPYSREVPSAGDARFTWEYDEGRARLLSLYQKGKDKQWDAQSRIDWTQDVDPMNPVGLPDEFHPLFNSPMWNDADESLRAQMRQHSQAWQFSQFLHGEQGAMVCAAKIVEVVPDLDAKFYAATQTMDEARHVETFSRFLQEKVGLAYPINKHLTTLLDDTLRDSRWDMPYLGMQVLIEGLALAAFGVQRDLAAPGSLAKQVLAYVMQDEARHVAFGRISLKDYYSQLTEAERAEREEFVVDACYLMRDRFRGEEVFETLGLDVKACAEWVDTSPIMIQFRSHLFSRIVPIVKDIGLWGDKVQKAFSDMGVLDMGGFDIEALMTADEDQAEALDKAHAEMAARALEVDQVIAAGAG, from the coding sequence ATGACCACGAGAGACATGTACACGGACGTCCCTGCGCCGTACTCCCGGGAGGTCCCCAGCGCCGGTGACGCGCGCTTCACCTGGGAGTACGACGAGGGGCGCGCCCGCCTCCTGTCCCTGTACCAAAAGGGCAAGGACAAGCAGTGGGACGCCCAGTCGCGCATCGACTGGACCCAAGACGTCGACCCGATGAATCCGGTCGGGCTGCCCGACGAGTTCCATCCACTGTTCAACAGCCCGATGTGGAACGACGCCGACGAATCACTTCGCGCCCAGATGCGCCAGCACAGCCAAGCCTGGCAGTTCTCGCAGTTCCTGCACGGCGAGCAGGGCGCGATGGTGTGCGCGGCGAAGATCGTCGAGGTCGTCCCGGACCTGGACGCGAAGTTCTACGCGGCCACCCAGACCATGGACGAGGCCCGGCACGTCGAGACGTTCTCGCGGTTCCTGCAGGAGAAGGTCGGCCTGGCCTACCCGATCAACAAGCATCTGACCACCCTGCTGGACGACACCCTGCGCGACTCGCGCTGGGACATGCCCTACCTCGGCATGCAGGTCCTCATCGAAGGGCTGGCACTCGCCGCGTTCGGGGTGCAGCGCGACTTGGCGGCGCCCGGCTCGCTGGCCAAGCAGGTGCTGGCCTACGTGATGCAAGACGAGGCCCGGCACGTCGCCTTCGGCCGAATCTCGCTGAAGGACTACTACTCCCAGCTCACCGAAGCCGAGCGGGCCGAGCGGGAAGAGTTCGTCGTGGACGCCTGCTACCTGATGCGCGATCGGTTCCGCGGCGAGGAGGTGTTCGAGACGCTCGGCCTCGACGTCAAGGCCTGCGCCGAATGGGTCGACACGTCGCCGATCATGATTCAATTCCGCTCGCACCTGTTCAGCCGCATCGTGCCGATCGTCAAGGACATCGGGTTGTGGGGCGACAAGGTGCAGAAAGCCTTCTCGGACATGGGCGTTCTCGACATGGGCGGCTTCGACATCGAGGCGCTGATGACGGCCGATGAGGATCAGGCCGAAGCGCTGGACAAGGCACACGCCGAGATGGCCGCCCGGGCCCTCGAAGTGGACCAGGTGATCGCGGCGGGTGCGGGCTGA
- a CDS encoding S1 family peptidase, whose protein sequence is MPARWYRAVGLVGVTLMCATAVAGTALAAPPPAPGILVSDGITKCTTGFAAQGGDGGYYLFTSGHCDHAAPFTYDENVPLGHITASEVLGDLKDAAIIRLDPGVGAPGGDVAGQRVRGVLSAGQIKSGMPFCKLGAMTGETCGSVKSIDGEVIEANVFAQPGDSGGPGYVKNADGTVTAVGLVMSTSLAGDPNTTYFVLVQPLLGRWGVHIVG, encoded by the coding sequence ATGCCCGCACGTTGGTATCGAGCGGTGGGGCTGGTCGGTGTCACGCTGATGTGCGCGACGGCGGTCGCGGGCACGGCGCTGGCCGCGCCGCCTCCCGCGCCGGGGATCTTGGTCAGCGATGGAATCACCAAGTGCACAACGGGTTTCGCGGCCCAAGGCGGCGACGGTGGCTACTACCTGTTCACCAGTGGGCATTGCGACCACGCCGCGCCGTTCACTTACGACGAGAACGTTCCGCTCGGACACATCACCGCCAGCGAGGTGCTGGGCGACCTCAAAGACGCTGCGATCATCCGTCTCGACCCGGGCGTCGGCGCGCCGGGCGGCGATGTCGCCGGCCAGCGCGTCCGGGGCGTGTTGAGCGCCGGCCAGATCAAGTCGGGCATGCCGTTCTGCAAACTAGGCGCGATGACCGGTGAGACCTGCGGCTCCGTCAAGAGCATCGACGGCGAAGTCATCGAAGCAAACGTGTTCGCTCAGCCCGGTGACAGTGGCGGTCCGGGCTATGTGAAGAACGCCGACGGCACGGTGACCGCGGTCGGCCTGGTCATGTCCACGTCGCTGGCGGGCGACCCCAACACGACCTACTTCGTACTGGTGCAGCCCCTACTCGGCAGGTGGGGTGTGCACATCGTCGGCTGA
- a CDS encoding L,D-transpeptidase produces MRAGVRCAVAVIGIGAGVIAGTAVVNLPVPADVSLASASQSYAPFPIASVQPSGGQAVGVAHPVVVTFRAPVTNRVAAERALDIKSTPAMTGKYEWLDNKVVQWVPDRYWPAHSTIALTVEGQPAEIKTGPRVIGIASISEHTFTVSIDGVESGPPSSLPSPHHRPHFGQQGVLPASLGRPEYPTPIGSYTVLSKERSVQMDSSSVGIPVSDPDGYLVTVDYAVRITNHGLFVHSAPWAVNSLGLDNVSHGCISLSPEDAEWYYNTVNVGDPVVVRESTNELPSS; encoded by the coding sequence ATGCGCGCGGGTGTTCGGTGTGCCGTTGCTGTCATCGGAATCGGCGCGGGCGTGATCGCGGGGACGGCCGTCGTGAATCTGCCGGTGCCGGCCGATGTGAGCCTCGCGTCGGCCAGCCAGTCCTATGCCCCCTTTCCGATCGCATCGGTGCAGCCCAGCGGCGGCCAGGCGGTCGGCGTGGCGCATCCCGTGGTGGTGACCTTCCGCGCCCCCGTGACCAACCGAGTCGCGGCCGAGCGTGCCCTCGACATCAAGTCGACGCCCGCGATGACCGGCAAGTACGAATGGCTCGACAACAAAGTGGTGCAATGGGTTCCTGACCGGTACTGGCCGGCGCACAGCACAATTGCGCTGACGGTGGAAGGCCAGCCCGCCGAGATCAAGACGGGCCCGCGGGTCATCGGCATTGCCAGCATCTCCGAGCACACCTTCACCGTGAGCATCGACGGAGTGGAGTCGGGACCGCCGTCGTCACTGCCGTCGCCGCACCACCGCCCGCACTTCGGCCAACAAGGCGTGCTGCCGGCTTCGTTGGGCAGACCCGAGTACCCGACGCCGATCGGCTCCTACACGGTGTTGTCCAAAGAACGCTCGGTACAGATGGACTCCAGTAGCGTCGGGATCCCGGTCAGCGATCCCGACGGGTATCTCGTCACGGTGGACTACGCCGTTCGTATCACCAACCATGGCCTTTTCGTGCACTCGGCTCCCTGGGCGGTCAATTCGCTCGGTTTGGACAATGTCAGCCACGGCTGCATCAGCCTGAGCCCCGAGGACGCCGAGTGGTACTACAACACGGTCAACGTCGGTGACCCGGTCGTCGTGCGCGAGAGCACAAACGAACTACCCTCGTCGTAA
- a CDS encoding carotenoid biosynthesis protein, with protein sequence MKILNALCWVLLALTVVAVAVMAVRPSLAPQAASAQAGLLILFVIVHAWLGYTSRGMAVFVVIAGVVAFALEALSIATGFPFGSYTHHLPGVKPLGVPLAVLLGWIMFGWLAWALARLIMRPVAAVAVGGAERFTTPIVATFVLGGYDLVYDPIGATAHNWYSYHQPTGALGVPLTNYLGWLLTGWVIFQLVALIESRFPGRAATQSRGYWLLPCLFWLSTTAQVFTELIRPTDGVVVRGGKTIAITDVYESCASAALFTIVFTGITALIRLYSRPSPR encoded by the coding sequence ATGAAAATTCTCAACGCGTTGTGTTGGGTCCTGCTCGCCCTCACGGTGGTGGCCGTGGCGGTGATGGCAGTGCGACCGTCGCTGGCCCCCCAAGCCGCATCCGCCCAGGCCGGTTTGCTCATCCTGTTCGTCATCGTCCATGCGTGGCTGGGCTACACCTCTCGGGGCATGGCGGTATTCGTCGTGATCGCCGGGGTCGTCGCATTCGCGTTGGAAGCACTCAGCATTGCCACCGGTTTCCCGTTCGGCTCCTACACCCATCACCTGCCCGGTGTGAAACCGTTGGGTGTTCCGCTCGCGGTGCTGCTCGGCTGGATCATGTTCGGCTGGCTGGCGTGGGCGCTGGCTCGGCTGATCATGCGGCCCGTCGCCGCCGTGGCTGTTGGTGGCGCCGAACGCTTTACCACCCCCATCGTGGCGACGTTCGTTCTCGGCGGCTATGACCTGGTGTACGACCCGATCGGGGCGACGGCACACAACTGGTACTCCTACCACCAGCCGACCGGGGCGCTGGGCGTTCCGCTGACCAATTACCTCGGCTGGCTGCTGACGGGCTGGGTGATCTTTCAACTCGTCGCGCTGATCGAATCAAGGTTCCCCGGTCGCGCGGCCACCCAGAGTCGCGGCTACTGGCTGCTGCCGTGCCTGTTCTGGCTTTCGACCACCGCGCAGGTCTTCACCGAGTTGATCCGTCCGACCGATGGCGTCGTGGTGCGCGGCGGCAAGACCATTGCGATCACCGACGTGTACGAATCATGTGCGTCGGCAGCCTTATTCACCATCGTTTTCACCGGGATCACGGCGCTGATCAGGCTCTACAGCCGGCCGTCGCCTCGCTGA